A segment of the Allosaccharopolyspora coralli genome:
GTCCGCGGAGACACGGGGCGCCTGCGGCGGAACCAGCGGACGGCCGTGTGTGGACTCCTCCGCCGGCTCGTCGTCGTGCTCGGTCTGCTCCGGCACAGCGTCCATGCGGACCAAGCGATACCAGAAGAACAACGTGAACAGGCCGAACAGCGGCCACTGCAGCGCGTAACCGAGATTCTGGAAGCTGCCACCGGCTTCGTGGGCGCGATCCCACTGCCACCCGGTGAGAACACCGGTGGCGATCACGGCCGCGAGGAACAACGCATGCAGCAGGAGCCACCGCGGCGTAAGCAAACTGCGGTTCACAGCATCGATTCTAGCGCTGGGGATGGGAGACGGCGGTGACAGCATGGGAACCTTCCTGCCACAAGTGCACGGAAAGTTCCCATGCTGTCACGCTCCGCGAGACGGCTGGTCGGTGAGCTCGGAGAGCGCTCGTTCGGCTTCGGCGAGTTCTTGCTGCAGCTGTTCCACCCGAGCGCGCTGCTGTTCGCGGGCGGCTTCGAGCAGCGGCTCGACAGCTCCCGCAACGTCCTCGTGCAACGCCTCGGCAGCGTGTGCGACCGCAGAGGCGCTGACCGGCGCCTCCTTCAGCACCCGTTTCTTGCCGGTCGTGACGTCGACGATCCACTGGCCACCGGATGTGGAGGTCAGCGTGATGACAACCCCAGGCTGCTGGCCGGTCTTTCGTTGAGCCGGAGGTGCCGCGGCGGCGGTCTTTGTGCTCGTCGCTCGCCCACGTGCGCCGTGGCCGCCTGCTGACTGTCCGGCCGATGCCTTCGACGGTGCCCGCGCGTGCGACGCGCCCGATTCGTCGGAGCGACCCGAAACGCTCGTCACGGCACCCTCGGCAGCGCTGGTCTTCTTGCTCGACGCTACTTTCCCTCGGCCCGAGGAGGTCTTCCGCTGACGCGATGGCCTGCTCATGGTCACTTCGCCGGCCGAGAACGACAGAACATCTTGCGAACCAGCCGGTTTGACCTGGATAAAGTCCCCTTCGTCCAGATCGCCCAACGAGACGACCTTGCCGGAACGGCCCTGCGTCACACCGACCGCAGCCTGGGTGAACCAGACGGTCGGTGTCCTTCCTGCGGCGAGATCCGCTCGCAGCCCACGAATCTCGTCGGACGAGAGCGCACCGGTCTGAGCCATGACATCCTTCCGCCAGAATCCACCGAACGGCCGGGTTCCGGCCGGACTACGAGACGGCCCGTCATCCGCTCGACGTCCGTGACCTGGCGGCACTTCGGTGGACCGGGACCACAACGACCGGACCAGCTTATCGAACGTCCGTGCGAATACTCAACGCCCGTCTGCACGTGCGATCTCGTAATCGGAACGGTCGAGCTTGCGCGTCCACGCCCAGTACGTCCAGCTGAACCCAGGCCACAAGGTACGGTTCACGCCGTTCTCGTCCAAATACCAGCTCTGACACCCACCGGACGACCACACCGCGTCGGACAAGTTCTCCTGAACCTTCGTGTTGAACTCGTCCTGCACCGACTGTCGCACGTCGAACAGGTCCACTTCACCGTCGACGACGGGCTCCAAACACTGCATCACGTGGTTGAGCTGGGATTCGATCATGAAAACCACGGAATTGTGCCCCAGGCCCGTGTTTGGACCGAGAAGAAAGAACAGATTGGGGAATCCGGACACGGTCATCCCTAGGTACGCCTCCATCCCGTCCGCCCACGCTTCCTGCAGCTTCCGGCCACCGCGACCCGTGATGGCCAGGTCGTCGAAAGCATCGGTGACGTGGAATCCGGTGCCGAAGATGATGGCATCAACTTCGCGCTCGCACCCCTCGTCGTCGATCACAGAATTCTCCGTGATCTCCCTAATCCCATCGGTGTGCAGGGCCACGTTCGCACGGTTCAACGACGGATAAAAGTCGTTGGACAGCAGAATTCGCTTGCACCCCATCGAGTAATCCGGTGTGACGACTTCGCGAAGCTTCGGGTCGTGCACCTGCTTACGAATGTGGCGCTTCGTCGCCCACTGAGAGATACGCTGAAGGAATCGGTTGCGCAGGACGGCGACGGACCGCAGCTCAAGCACCCAGTATACGGCGGCACGAGCGACCTTCTGGGCTAGTGGAACCCGCCGGAAAATGGTGCGCACCCGCGAGGGAACCCGGTGATCGGGT
Coding sequences within it:
- a CDS encoding flavin-containing monooxygenase; the encoded protein is MTSVVIIGTGFAGLGTAIRLKKAGIHDFVLLEKDDDIGGTWRDNTYPGCACDVPSVMYSFSFEQNPDWSRTFAGQQEIRDYLERCVDTYGVREHIRYEAEFTGAEWNDDTRRWSVHLADGRVFIGKAVVSGLGALHIPSYPNLPGMEKFQGEAFHSADWNHDYDLTGKRVAVVGTGASAIQFVPQIAKEVDQLHLFQRTPPWIQPKPDHRVPSRVRTIFRRVPLAQKVARAAVYWVLELRSVAVLRNRFLQRISQWATKRHIRKQVHDPKLREVVTPDYSMGCKRILLSNDFYPSLNRANVALHTDGIREITENSVIDDEGCEREVDAIIFGTGFHVTDAFDDLAITGRGGRKLQEAWADGMEAYLGMTVSGFPNLFFLLGPNTGLGHNSVVFMIESQLNHVMQCLEPVVDGEVDLFDVRQSVQDEFNTKVQENLSDAVWSSGGCQSWYLDENGVNRTLWPGFSWTYWAWTRKLDRSDYEIARADGR
- a CDS encoding DUF6319 family protein — encoded protein: MAQTGALSSDEIRGLRADLAAGRTPTVWFTQAAVGVTQGRSGKVVSLGDLDEGDFIQVKPAGSQDVLSFSAGEVTMSRPSRQRKTSSGRGKVASSKKTSAAEGAVTSVSGRSDESGASHARAPSKASAGQSAGGHGARGRATSTKTAAAAPPAQRKTGQQPGVVITLTSTSGGQWIVDVTTGKKRVLKEAPVSASAVAHAAEALHEDVAGAVEPLLEAAREQQRARVEQLQQELAEAERALSELTDQPSRGA